Genomic DNA from Sulfurimonas sp.:
TTATTTCATAATTTTTACCGTCTTCTTTAAGTGTAACATCGGCATAACCGACATGGTCGAACAAGCTGACATGAACATCATACCGCGTTGAAAAATCTTGTGCAAAAATAGAGCTTACAAATAAAAATGTCAATATTATATACTTCATTTTTCATCTCCTAAATATATCATATTGCCTCAATTAAGATTTCCAAAGTAGAAATCTACATAAAATCCCAGCTTATAATTTGGTTCATAATCATACTGCCTATGAAAACTAATAGACGGTTTTATTTCATATGTAATCCATTTGCGAAAAATATCTTGACGCCAAGAAACGGAGCTTGAGTAGTCGCTTATACCTGAGTACCGCTCGGGTGCAGCATCACAAACATATTTTGAGTTACCCCAAAACTCCTGAGAAATGCTAAATCCTTTTCTATCTGAGAGTGCCAAATAGTAAGCAAAGATTACTGCATAGTCAAACCCGTCTATAGAAGCCTGCGTCTTACGGTGAAGAGTTGTTCTAAAAAGAGAGCGTTCATTTAAAATTCTATCAAAATAAATATTTGTCTCTTCGCTAAAGTCATATTTTGATGAGTATTTAAACTGTTGTACCGGTTTTATTAACCAATTTTGAGCTTTAAAATCTTTGCTGTATCTGGCACTTGCATAAGCAGATAAACCTCTAACACCGAGTGAGTATTTTGATTTTATATTTTTGTACAGCGGAGCAAAATAGCTAACTCCAACATCCGTCCCTTTTTCTTTATTGGTAAGTAAGGCGTTATTCAAATCATCTTCGTTTATATCGTCAACAAAGAATTGCAGGCTTTCTTGAGATCTTATGAGGGGTATCTGCGCTCTTAGTCTAGGACTAAATGAAGTTGACTCTTGCGACTGAAAAAGAGTGCCTAAGCGAATTTGAATAAAACTTGCTTCACTCTCTTCTATATAAACTTCACCTTTAAAAAACTCATCAATTGATCTTTGTTCTTCAAAAAATGCATCAACTCTCTTTTTTTCTCTTTCCTCGCAATATAAATCATCGTCCCCGCTGCTAATCCATCTGCTGATGCCTTTGTCGATGTTGTCAAATAGATTTATAACTTTTTGTGAGATTATCTCCTGTTTTTCGTCAATGTACTCTACAAATGTTCTATCAGTCGTATTGCTGTCTGCAACCGCGTTTAAAACAATAAATAGATACGATACAAAAATCAAGGCACGAAATGACATAATGCTTCCTCCACTTATGTTAATGATTATAACCTATTTTCAATGAAAATAGTAGGTATACTTTCATCTATGAAACAGATAAAAGAATTAAATAACGGTGTTAAATATATGCTTGCGGCATCATTTTTGTTCGCTATTATGGGTGCATTTGCAAAACTCGCTTCACAACATATGAGCTCTTTGGAGGTTGTATTTTTTAGAAATCTTTTCGGTGTAATTCTGATAGGTTACGCCGTATATAAAACTCCTATGAAACAAAGCGGAGGGAAACCTTTTTTACTATTTTTTAGAGGTTTTATGGGTTTTATCTCTCTTCTTGCTTATTTTTACAATGTTGCAAATATTCCGCTTGGCGATGCTATGACTTACTCAAAAACAGCACCGATTTTTACGGCACTGTTTGCTTGGCTTTTTTTAAATGAAAAGCTTGCTTTTAGTTCTTGGCTTGCAGTTTTTGTCGGCTTCATCGGTATTTTGTTTATAACTCAGCCTAGCGGCATCGGATTTAGCAAATATGATTTACTCGGGATTTTCAGCGGTATAGGTGCGGCACTTGCTTATACATCCGTAAGAGAGCTTAGAAACTATTACGATACAAGGATGATAGTTCTCTCTTTTACATTGGTCGGAACCATTGGTCCTGTTATTCTTTTTGTATTGTCAAAATATTTTTATATTTCGGAGTTGGATTTTATGTTGGGCGAGTTTGTTATGCCTAGCGGAATCGTCTGGATATATGTAATCGGACTCGGTATTTTAGGGACACTCTCGCAGTACTATATGACAAAAGCGTATGGCGAAACAAAAGCCGCAATTGTAGGAGCCGTGAGTTACTCGACTATTGTTTTTTCAATTTTAGTCGGGGTGTCTCTTGGAGATTCTTTGCCGAATTTTATAACTACATGCGGGATTATTCTTATCGTCGGTGCCGGAATGATGGTGGCAAAAGCGAAATAACACGGTAATTTAAACTCATTATGATATAATTATTTCTCATTTTTCAAAAGGTAAACATATGAAATTACTCGCCGGACCTTGTGTTATAGAGAGTGAAGAGAATATCTTTAAAATCGCCAAGGCTTTAGAGGTTTATCAAAATGACCCTGCAATAGACTTTTATTTTAAATCCAGTTTTGATAAAGCCAACCGTACATCTTTGGACAGTTTTCGCGGCTTGGGCATCGAAGAGGGTCTTAGAATTTTAGAAAAAGTCAAAAATGATTTTGGGTACAAAGTAGTTACCGATGTGCAT
This window encodes:
- a CDS encoding DMT family transporter; its protein translation is MKIVGILSSMKQIKELNNGVKYMLAASFLFAIMGAFAKLASQHMSSLEVVFFRNLFGVILIGYAVYKTPMKQSGGKPFLLFFRGFMGFISLLAYFYNVANIPLGDAMTYSKTAPIFTALFAWLFLNEKLAFSSWLAVFVGFIGILFITQPSGIGFSKYDLLGIFSGIGAALAYTSVRELRNYYDTRMIVLSFTLVGTIGPVILFVLSKYFYISELDFMLGEFVMPSGIVWIYVIGLGILGTLSQYYMTKAYGETKAAIVGAVSYSTIVFSILVGVSLGDSLPNFITTCGIILIVGAGMMVAKAK